AGTTTTCTTTACCACACAAAATGCCACTAGTTAATGTTTTCAATTTCTAGGTCGCTAAGTTCCTGAAGACCTGAACATTATTGAGATCTTGCTAGTTTTAGTCTGTAATAGTAAATACCTTGCCATCATCAGGAAGAGCAAGAGCAGTGGCAAGAAGTGAGTAGCCAGTGTAAACACCAATTTCCATAGTGTTCTTGGCATTGATGAGCTTCAGAAGCATGCTCAAGAATTGCCCTTCATCAGCTGAAGTAGTCATGATGTTCCTGTGTAATTATTGAAAATAAGTTCAACCTTGCCAACCATGAAGCAAAGACACAGAGATATTGGGGGCAGGGGATCTGGGCATTgaaatttgtttctttttttttcccctccttttttttttttaccatggATGATTTGCTGTCAATTCTCGGAGCTCTTTCATTGGTTCAGGCTCCCCAGGATATACACTAGTCTCCAGTATATACTGCAAACACAACAGTAAAAATATCGGGGTAAATCATCTGATCCTGCACCGTTCAAAAGTAATATTTTCCCCCTTTCATAATGTTGCTTAGTTTAATTCATCgagtaaatgaatgaataaataggCAATGCTTGCCTGGTAAAGAGCATCACTCTGTAAGAGACTCTTGTGTCCAATTTCCTGGTGTCTACCAACTTGGTTTTGCTGCTCCTTTGTTGGTTCAGGCTCCTTTGTTTCAAGAATATCCTGGAAGAAAACAAAAAGGTTTTTAGACTAAAAGCAGAATTAAAACTAACAACAAATAAACACAATTATTAGTTGTTACTTAAAGCTAAAAAAAATAGTGTGGGTACAGAAACCTAAATATGCTTGCCTTGTAAATAGCAAGACTCTGTTGAAGATTTTGGTGGCCACCTTGGTGGTTTTGCTGTTCTTCCAGACCTGGAGCCATTACTTCTAAATGCTAATCCTTAATTTGCTTCTCTCCGATAAGGGATTTGAAAGATAACTTGCGAACTTGCTCTATTTATAGATGGAGTAGTATGGTTGGTAAGAGTAGGTGCAATAAATCCATCACAAAAGCTAAAAAGGTGAAAAAAATATggttgaaaaattataaaatttcaaccACCAAGCTGACACCAAAGATGTTGGTGGCAGCCTTCGCCCGGCCCTGGGGTGCCATCATCGCCCTGGAACCGCCAAAGGCACAGTTTGACCAATTCCATCTTTTTCTGGAAATGCACTAATCAACATCAACGCCTAACATGCTGAACTTTCTTTACTCTCTACTTGCAATCTATCCATTTTAATTCCTCTGCACACTGCTTCAAAGATAAATAGGCACACATACACAGGTTTAGAGGAGGAACACGCTAATTAAGACGCGCTAACCCTTATAAAGTCACACACCTATCCATATAGAATCCGAAGAATCAACCTATTAATAAATGGACCAGCCCCGAGTTTTGCCATGAACACACACGCAGCAACTCACTCCTCTACATTTTACCTTTTCTTTTTATCGAAAATAAATACACAGCCAGTGATCAATtgtcatcaattatcctttttgaCATTGTTCCAATTTACACATGGAAATTAAGATTTGCAAACTATGCTCTTTCTATGAAAAACTTAAACTTTGTGTTTGAGTTTTATTTTCCATACCCCATCTCCAATTAATGAgacatttgaaaattttgagtctTCACTCAAATTAACATAACTaccattaaattatttattaattttatcaaaactcaaaataaattTGAATGATTTCAAGttggaatttaaatttatttttgtttaatattatatgatataaaatatattcaaattatataaaatttaaatatttaattagccaTTTTTAAATTGcagatatatttttttaataaaaataaaaaaaaataattatgctAAAAAACAAAGAGAATGCATAGAACCAAGTCTCCATGGTTGAATTTTATGCAATTGATGAAGGGGCTCCAACCCACCAACTACTGAATTATTGAAGCTCAGCTTAATAGTCATATCGAACACGTATATATCCATTTTTAAAATCTCACAAAGTAACTAAAGTGAGAAATATTATTCTATTTCTGGGACGGGGAACACCACATTGACAAATTGTCGACTAGCTACAAATTAAGACAGTGATATAATAATAAACAGATACTTTCCTTAGGATTTAATGGGTAAATTTTATCTTTGCTATCCGAAGTATGTTGtaataatacaatatttaaattttaatttatattataaaattatctgAAAGTTAATTAAGGTTTATAATCATGTtcattttgtttaattttatcaTTTTCGTATCTTATTATATTTAGAATTCATTTAGAATAAATTATTtgcaaaaaaaaattcataagtaTTCTCAcacaattatacataaattttattttaaaaaaaatttagttaaaaaaattgaattctctaattttaaatataaaaattaataaaaaaaatcaactaaattaaattcttacaaaattttacaTTCTAAATTTAGTGAAAGAATGCTTGATTTTGTATGCTGGGAAGGACATGATCAACCAGAGTATCTTCACCAAGTCtgcaatttttcattttctttacaAAGACAAATACCCCATCCATAAATACTTTATCTTCCGACTTATCTACCATTTCATTTTCCCTCAATTGAaatcttttttccttttccttgggggcttctaattaaaattttaatttaattttaaaaaacaaTTTTACATCAGCAAATTGACCTAAGAATCAATTATACCATAAGAAAGAGTTTTATatcatttaaattaatattaaaataattttatattataaattaaaatttagtgagtaaaatttatttagaatttaattttttaaacagctttatttttattattaaactaaGACACGTGTTGCTACAATTCTTAATAAAAAACTTCAGCAACTAGTCAAAGGATATAAAGTTATACATGTCTCGACATGCAAGCAGAGTAGAAGTGTCCTATTAAAGATGGTTTGTGTTATGCAACTAATACATTAATCAATTCAGAAAATTTAAACATAATGATTCTCAACTCCATCTCGTCAACAAAGGCTGCAATAGCAGGTGAGTTGATTGACAGCTGACAAGCAGGCCAAAATGGGTAATCTTTATTATATTAtcgaataaattattatttaattcataaaattttacaaaatttataatttagctaAGTTTGAAAACATACAATCTAATCATTCtttataatttttcatttaatttattaataattataataaaaaattaaaatatactcaactctatataatttataattaatattattaataaaacaatttaaatcaagagactactattataaaatttaaattaaatgattatttttgtataatataaaattttaaggaTTAAAtcgttttaattaaaaaaataaagttaaaagtattttaattattttattaaaattaataattaattatataaaaaattagataaaaaaattaaattatagatttttttaaatttaaaatattaaattatttaattttaaaaatataaaaattaaattataaattttattaaactttaagaattaaattatagtTTATCCTGTATCATTCAAGGAGAAAAAGACAGGAATTCATGGGAAAAGGACGATATGCAGATAAATCAAAATAATATGCAAGTTTCAAGTGACCTCCAGCTTTTTCTTCTTTGTTCAACTTTAGAAAGATTCATTTCCTTTCTTCAATAGTTATACTAtatgttcattttttttttaactctgtGCAACTCTTAGCTTCACACCTATAGTTCATAGGAGCTTgtataatttttctaaattacGAAATTTTATTTGGTAAAATTAATGGCATACATATATGcataattttactttaaatttagCCTATCCTTttactttttttcctttttaactaactctcataaaaattaaaatttgaaacttTATATCTAGTGACGAATCTAAAATATTTTTCTATTGttgatatataaaaataaatagaaaatattaaaatataatattaatatcttataattaaactCAACAAAATTTAATATCTAATAACTAtcgaaaattatattattattattattattattattattattattaatgctaTTCAATACATATTATATAAATAAACAATTAAACaatcatttattaattaatcatacATACAATTATATCATTTTATcttgattattttttaatacacAAGACGCTTTTTTgtctcaattaattttaatttttatcaagaagagaatttgataattaaatttataaatcatcAATATAGACAAATATATATACATAAgagtatttaaaattaaaaaaaaaaagagatcaaTTCACTCCCATTTCTTGAAGACTGTTTATGGAGAATACTAAAGCCTTTTGGTTTCGAATTCATCCTACGTTTGTGTATCTAAAAATAACCTAATGAGAAAGGCATCTTCAATTTGTATTGAGATAGTCAAGAGTTAGTGTTTTCCACCTAGTTCTACAAATTGAATAGGGgaggaattattattattattattttttttttcctcaagcCTTCATCTCCCTAAAACACCTTTTAGGGCCTGTTTGATTAATCATGAACATAATGATAGCAATAGCTAATAATCATATcttgttagctgatagctgataactgatagctgatgatagctattttatgttaagtgtttggtaaaattatatttagctgttgttgttgatatgtgaaatgactaataagggtatatattatataatttattttattatttaaataaatataaaattataaatttattacattatattatttattttattattaaattaaatatataattatgaaattaatatattatattatttaaataaatatataattattaatattttatattatatcatttattttattattgaaataagaaaataattattttttaagataattaaataattttaaaaatataaataaaataataaaataataattattattaatagaaaaatttataattaaatttaagtttttagatataaataaatattttatattttatgttattaataaaaaatattttatattttatgttattaataaaaaatattttatattttatgttattaataaaaaatattttatattttatgttattaataaaaaatattttatcaaagttgaaatacgttaattaaaatgttaaaattacaaatgaaaaaataaaaatactaataatattaattttcaagttaaataaaaaataataatatggtcaaaataaaaaataaaaccaaatcagctatcagctgatgaaaacagctctaaaaatagagctgatacaaactgcagctgatgggtatcatatcaattgcccatcagctatcagctctatttttttaagcttgtCAAACACTATAGTTtacctgtttgggtgtctatcagctatcagctgtacccaacaggtaaaccaaacacctcCTTAATTTATACTAACATAATTTTTGGAATTGAGATTgaaaactttctttttttttttaaatctctttaaatgttgttgaaaaatataatttagaaatttccaccaaaattatagtttaaatttattatttaattgattaaaatatgttaagtttatttttaaaataatttttgaaacaaaTTCAAAGGTTCCATTCCAAGGAAAACAAACAAACTCAAAAGACGGACCAAAGAGAAAGAAGACCTTTAGAACAAGATGCTTATAGAATATAGAGAGATAATGATAGCCAATCAATAATGATGAAAAAAAGCTTATACATTCTTTAGCAATGAAAGAGAATTTTTGTTTAAActcaatttattataaatataaaatataaatttataaattttatttatttaataagtaaatttattatatatattattttatattttaaattttatattttaaattcataataaatcgaatttaaacttaaaaaattcaaCAAAGCAATAAGTAAACTACTAATCATTCTTTTCTACTCAGTCCATATGCAATTATGAATGGATGGTAATTTCCTCTcaagaagaaattaaaaattaaataaagtgaGTTATACATCTCCACCCAACAAAGGCCATGAGTGTATGATTATTCATTGATCATCAGATGACTTCTTTGCTTCCCTTTGCTAATAATAAGCTGATTTAATAAAGGGGTATGTCAAATAGGTTGTTGAAGAATGTTAAATATTAAAAAACGTCACAAATCAACCGCTGATGGCAATGCAATCTAACCTTTCCTGGTCAAATCAAGATTCGAGGTTTCTTGGTAAGCTACGTAGAGTTAAATTCTATCACATTTAgattttaaaatacaaaaaagAATAGATTTCAATAGCGGCCAAATGACTcctttgattttgatgcaaataaatGGACAAGCTAGCAAATCACATAATAATCTAATTGATTACCGCCATGGAAACGTAGAGCAAAAGAAAAGACAGGGAATTCTATTTAGGGAATgcaatttcaaaatataaaacCTGTCGATTCAACCTGCACCATGAACACAGCAAATGTAGAAACATGTGAAGTAAATTAGATAGAAAGGCAAATATAAAATACACACGAGCCACAACAAGAAGATTAATTGCTCCTGCAGCAAGCTGATTCTTCAAGAAAAGAGTAAATTATAAGTCTGAAATATTGCGCCTTTGAAGTATTGCAAAATTTATGGGTGAATCTCTAGTTTGATTTTAGTAACAATTTGATcctcaaattaaatttcattaaCAAATTAATAGTTTTTACCATTAATTGcttttcaatttaaaacaatttagttCTTCAAGTTTTATTGTATGAACAAAATAGTCCTTAGTCCTTACATCTAATTTTATACTTAAATAATCATTTATTTTATACgacattaaatatattttatatttataattaattaaatataaaagagTAAAAATATGAAATGTAAAAATTAGATATAGAgactattttgttaataaaacaaaatttcaaagactaaattgttttaaattaaaatGTAGTCAAGGACTTATTTGTCAACAGAATTTAAATTTGAGGACCAAAGCATTACTCAAAAGCAAACCAAGGACTAACATGTATATTTTACTATACCTCAAGGATTTAATTGTAATTTAATCTTAACAAAAACTGCCAAAGCGGCAATACTCTTGTTTATACATCACTGAAATGTTCTCAAATGATAACTCAGAATGACAACATAATAGAAGCTGATCAGTCTAGGAGAAACAAAACTTCAACAGCAGTAAAGGCTTTATGGAGCATGGATATTGATGCTTTTCTTCATCCATTTACCCAGGATAACAGAAAGACGACATTAAAGAGGCACAACACAAGATCTACATTGtgatgaaagaaaaagaaaaatgaaattgcaATGCTTTATTGCCTAAATCCATTGAAAATGTACAACCTAACTTTGAAAAGATTAGTAGAAAAACATTAATTTATATGTCTACACGATTCAGGTTCACGATACCATTATGtactaaatgaaaaatatgctgtTTCAGGAAGAAGCACATGCATCAATTTCAGGGAGCATATCATAGGATCAATTTATGAGTTAGAGATGAAAGGGGGATTGAAGCTACATTTACCTAAcatataagtataaaagaagaaggCAAACAGGCAGGGTAAGGTGAATAAGAATTTGAAGACATACCATTGCAAGACTTCATTAAAGGCAATCAAAGTATCATTCATCAAGAAAAAAAAGTGCAAAGTATTTGTGGTAGGAAGCTGTTAAACAAAGATGTATAACAACTTTAAAAGTATAAAACCCAGGATGATTTGGGACAAGTTTAGTTGCTTTGGAACTTTTTGCAAATGCAGAACTAAACCAAGCCAAGGCCCCATTTGATTCATGGAAAATATTTCCTTGCATTTTCTAACGTTTGGGGCTATCAGGAAAATGGGTcgacaaaaaatattttcttcgTTAAAGAGAAAACTATTTTCCATTTTCTAgactttaataatcttattaaaatgaaaACACTTGTATACATATTATATAAATACATACCATTAGTTAACCTTACAACCAAACAATGAAAAACATTTTTCATAGAATATTTTCCACAAAACAAATGGAGCCTAAACGATGGAAGAGAATCCACACAACCCCATCTAAATAGGGATTGAGTTTAGTTAAGTTGCTCGCTCTACACAATCAAATTTGTAATATATAAAGATCACAATTAAGGCCAACCAAAATGAAATGACCCCCACAGCTAAAACAAATGACAGATAAACAAACCAATGCTTTTTCAGTCTACCCTCTCATTGATACGTTCTGACCATCACAGAGAAGTAATCGAGCAAATATATTGGTCTATATgatctttaaaaaaataaatggcCTTCATTTCATTCAGCTTCAAAATCCAATTAAACAAACAAAATCATGTTCCAAAATTTTCACCAAGTAATAAACAACAAAATTcttttatttaaagaaaaaattgCATTTTCAAAGTGACAGCTAAGAACATGCTTATTAGTTGTGGCACAAATCTTAAACTGGTAACCGAAGTTTCTATAGAATTAAAACCAAAACTCTAATCAGCCGAACAGTAAATGCAACCGCAAAAACTCTGTGTTCCAATATTCAAAACCCTTATATAAAGATTGGATATTTTCACATATTACACTAATTCATCCATAAACTTGACTTCCACAAAACCCATAAAGCTTACACCCCCTAAGTCCTAAACCAAATAAAAATCCCTCAGTCAATCGATGTAGATTCGACAAATAAAAGAGGAGAAGGCAAATCACCACGATATGAGCATGCAAGCGATTAAATCAGACAGGAGTTAGGAGCTGGTAAAGCTGAGGCTTAGGCTCGGAATTCATGCCGATGATGATGACCAAAGGAATGAATCCATAATGAGTGATGACTTTAGCCTTCTTCATGGCCCAAGTGCTCCACTCCTTCAAGCACTGCGAGGTCGATTTCTCCTCCATGCCCTTTGATCCCTTGCCGCCGCTGCTTTTGCCTTTGCTCTTGAGCGAAACCCTAGACGCCATTGATTCCTCTCTCAAGAAGAGGTTACGTTTTTCCAGGGATGAGAGGTTATAAACCCAAAACCCTAATCTGTCGGTGTTACCGTTGAGCAAGGGGCAGAGTGAGAATAATTAGGAATTAATTATCAATGGGCTGGACTAAAGGTAAGGCCCACAAGCCCAGAATTCAAACTTGGCCtaactttctctttttttttttatcaattataattttgtaattattttatatataaatactcaaaataaaaggaaaataaaatttgtattttaattaataattttgtaTTATGATATTAGTCAGCATGAATCCATTAATATTatgatatatataaaagataatcttatttttttaatagttatCTTGAATTTATcgttgaattaaataaataattaaaaaattataaatatgttTCATTTGATTAGGTGTCCGTTAATGATTAAACAATTTTATTAATCAGTAATGGTAAACTTAATTTACCTAAaactttatataaattatttttttaaatgtatgTTGCACGTTTATTTTACTTATTATATAtagttataatttaatatttttatatataattttttacataatataatattattataatatattaattattattatgataatataataatttttattttttaaaatatgtatgttgtatgtatattttattatttttaaatttaaattaatgaaaataaaataatattaataaaaataaaaaattataaatttgtaaataaatatgataaaacgtaaagtttattattataatataattttataattttaagtattttataaatatataaatttaactatttattattttattgatttatatatttttcgtgttaaaattttttaataataaattattaaattt
This sequence is a window from Hevea brasiliensis isolate MT/VB/25A 57/8 chromosome 10, ASM3005281v1, whole genome shotgun sequence. Protein-coding genes within it:
- the LOC110646305 gene encoding mitochondrial import receptor subunit TOM7-1, which encodes MASRVSLKSKGKSSGGKGSKGMEEKSTSQCLKEWSTWAMKKAKVITHYGFIPLVIIIGMNSEPKPQLYQLLTPV